The sequence CTCATCAAAACCCTTCCACCCAAATACATACGCTGCATTAGAACAACCCAAAGCTTCTTTTTCCTGCAGAACTGTAATCCCTTTCATTCTTGGCCCAATTTCTGCCTGACAAAAGGTAAGAGGCTTATTTGGCACGTAATAATCCTTTACATTTTTTTTAAAATCCTGTAATTCTTCATCTTTAAAAATAAATTTCACAGCTACAGGAAAATGCATAAACCTAAATTCTTTCATAAGAAAGTCTTGAATCTCAGAATAGTTTTTCATAATCCCTCCTAATTTATTAATATGCTTAATATATAAATTATTATTTTTTATAAAAAATTTTTCAGTCATATCTATTGCTAAAAAATGTCATCTATATTACACTATAATTGTATAGTAAAATATATTTATAGACTTAATTAAGAGGGAGATAATTTGGATAATATTTTGTTCTTAGATAAAGAACTTAAAGAATTTACAGAACAAGAGTGGTCTAAACTTTTAGAAAAAGCAATCGTTATGAAACTTCCTAAGGGTTCTACTGTTTTTTCTACATCAGAGAAATCTCAAGGAGTTTTTATAATCAAATCTGGATGGGTAAAGATATCAAGAATTTCAAAAGATGGCAAAGAATCTGTTGTCGGTTGTATAAGAAATCCAAAAGAAATTATAGGATTAGCTGAAGTTTTATTAAATAAAAATAGAACTTGCAATGCAGTTGCTATTACGGATATAGAAATAGGTTTCGTAAAAACAGAAGATTTTTACAATCTAATAAAAGAAAATTTTGATATTTCTCTTAAAGTAATGAAACTTTTAGCTGAACGCATGAGAGAAGCAGAAGAGAATGTACACAATCTAAGCTCCAAATATGTTTCAAAGAGGCTTGCTTCCTTTTTGTACAAAGCTTCTTTCAAATGGGGGATAGACGATAAAGATGGTATAAAAATTCCTCTAAATTTAACACATGAAGAAATTGCTCAGGTAGTAGGAACAAGTAGACAGACAACTACAAAAGCTCTTAATATATTACAAAAAAACGGCATTATAAAATTGGAAAAAAAACAAATAAAAATACTTGATGTAAAAAAACTTTTAAGTTATAGATAAGTAAAGATCCGGGACTTCCCGGATCTTTATAAAAGGCTATGTTTTTTTAGGTTCAAGAGTTTTTTTAATCCTGAACATAAAAAACAAGTAATCCATACCAAACTTCAAAAGTTCTTCATCATTTTTCTTCATCGTTTCAATTCGTACCTTGCTTATTTCGAAAATATCCAGAAATTTAGTATCAAAGACAAATTTTCTAAATTTGTCCAGATCATAAATTGCCATAAAATACAACGAAGCTTCCTTCTCGTTAAATGGTTCTACTCCCATCACATTTCTTCTAAGAACAAATTCAAGCCAATCTTTGTTCTTCTCTAATAAATAATCTGCTTTTTGATCTTGTAACCAATCCCCTACTGTAAATTCTTTGCCTTGAGAAAAACCTTTACAGAATTTTTCTCTAATAAAAAAGAAAAATTCATCTTCAGGATTTGGATCATCCTTTTTTCTTAAGGCAGCTATTCCGATAGGATAGGTCCTACAAAGAAGTGGCCTGTTTTGATAAATGCCACAACCTTCCTCTTTACTAAAAACACAAACTCTCTCGTTAGGTTTTAGCATAATTTGAACCATTGGGATCTTAGTTTTCGGATCAATAATTACTTTAGTGTTATTTTGTAAGAATTCTCCTGAGGACTGCCCAAGAGCAGTCCTCATTTCCAACACGTCGTAGGGAGTTAAAAGTATATCAACATCTCTGCAACATAAATTCCAACAACTTAAATCTTTATTACAACTAAACGTGAACTTAGAAGACCTATCCAGTGCTACCCTTTCAACAACATCCATATTAGGCATAAAGAGACCCCTTTTCTAAGCTATTCCTTAAGACCATCTGGTTCTCCACGATTGGCTAAATTAGAATATGCAAGAGCTAAAGTTCTATAAGCAAGGTGTGCAATTTTAAAGAAAGGCGCATATATAAACAAAAACATAACAAATGTAAGATGAATAAAATATGTCCAATATGCAATGCTTGCAAGGTTCATAAGTCTAAAGATCTCCGCCCCCATTCCGGTAAGCCCAAGCCCTGCTACAACGATCAACAAAAGCCAATCAAAACTTGAATTCGCACCAACTTTAAGGGTTGATCTTGTATTTATCATCCAGATTGCCCCTATAATTAGTGCTATTCCAGAAACGTTACCAAGTATTTTTACAGGATCATATAAGGGATATGGGGAAGGATACCTCAAAACCCACTCATATACCGATGCAGTAGCAGTTGTAAGGAATAGACCCACAAAAGACCAAAAAACAAGTAAATGAGTAGTAGATCTGACCTTCATAGTATCACAAAGTTTAAACCTTACAGAAGTAAGCGCTTCCCAAATAATACTAGCAAATAACCCTATAATACTACCTTGAAACATAACAGGATAAGGTCTTTCAGAATTTAAAGCCTTCCAATAGTTAGATAAACCTATCCAAAAACAAATTACAGCAAACAAGGCAGCTGGCAAAAAGAAGATATCTATTCCAGTTACAGTTGGAAACAATTTTGCAAAAACAATTTTACCTGCAGTTGAATGCTCGCCCTCAATTGATAGATTTACTAGAGCCTGTGGATTTACAAGATATTGTAATTTCCCATTGAGCATAAGATCTATCAAGAGTATAACCACTGGCAAAAAAAAGGCAAACGGCCACATTGCAGGTTTGCTTACAAGTTTAGCCAAAAATTTTACAGGCGCATACTCTTCTATTGTAATTTTTCTTAAAGCACCCAAAACATCACCAGGCTTTGCACCTCTTGGACAGTACGCTGTACAATCTGCACACTGATGACATAGCCAGATATCAGCGTCTTTAAGAAGTGCATCTTTCATTCCCCACTGTGCCATAACCATTTCTTTTCTTGGAAATGGTGAATTATTAGGAGCAAGATTACAAACAACAGAACACGTAGCGCATTGATAACACTTTTTAACGCTATCGCCTCCGTTAGCAATAATTTCCTTTATGAAATCTAAATCAGTCTTTACAATTTTTTTCGCCATTTTCATCCTCCCCTAAAAGCCCTTGAATGGGTTAGGACCAATTTCTTTAACCCTTTCAACATAACCTTTTAGAATATCAGCTATATTCACGTAATCAGAGATCTGAACCTGCATCATCTCTACCCTTTCAGATTCAAGACCAAGCCTATCAAGAGTCTCTCCTACTTTTCCAAACCTATAGTTACAAAGTTCTGATCCCTTGATGTAGTGACATTGATAATTTTCACCAAACTTACAGCCTAAAACTAATGCGCCATCCAAGCCATTCCCAAGCCCATCAGCAATCCAGACAAGGTTCATATTTCCTGCACATCTAAGAGAAATAAACCTAATACCAGGTGGAAACCTATGCCTCAAGAAAGCCGCAGCATCAAGAGCAGGATAAGCATCGTTTTCACAGACAAAGGCTAGATAACGGAGTTTTTCCTCGTCATCTTCTGGAACTTCAATCTCTTTTATCATTGAATTAACCATATCAATCGAAAAGTCGTGGAAAGAAACGATCCTTTCAGGACATGCGCCCATACAGGTTCCGCATCTTCTACAACGGTTAAATTTGTAGAATGGGGTTCCTTTTTCATCTTCATCTATTGCGCCAAATGGACACTCTTCGGTACAACGTTTACAGGAAGTACACCTTTGCATAAATACCTGTGGATAAGACTTCTCCCATCCTCTTGGATGAACAGCTATACCTCTCTCATAGTGCCACATACATTGAATTGCTTTTAGCGCCGCTCCTATGGAGTCCTGTATACATCCATACGTTTCCATCGGAGCCCTTATTGTTCCACATGGGTATATCCCAGTTCTTCTACTCTCATATGGAAAACATACATAATTTGAGTCAGGATAATAACCAGTATCAAGTAAAGGAAGTTCAAGCCCTTGTCTATATTGTAAATTCAAAATATCAGGTTTCTCTTGATTTGCATTAGAAACCATACCTACCACAAGAACAACTAAATCTGCTTCAATAGAGAGTTCATCTCCAAGCAAGGTGTCAGTTACGTCAACGTTTAAGGAAGAATCCTCTCCTAAAGAAATCTCTTTAATTTCACATTTTGTAAGTAGTATTCCTGGATCATTTTGAAGTTCTTTATAGAATAATTCGAATTGAGATGGCGTTCTTATATCTTTATAAAGCACATAGGCGATTCCATCGTTGATATCTCTTACATATTTTGCTTGTTTTAGAGATGCAGCACAACAATATCCAGAACAATATGGGAGATGCTCTGGGTCCCTTGAACCAGCACACAGCACGAAGGCGACTCTTTTAGCAGTTTTACCGTCAGATGGCCTCGTAATCTTTCCAGTTTCTCTCACCATTCTTTCAAAATCTACATTAGAGATAACATCAGGCGAAACTCCAAATCCTAATTTACCAAGTTTTGAAGCATCATAAGGAGTGAAACCAGCTGCGGCTATTATAGTCCCAAATCTTTTTACCCTTTCTTCACCAGCTACATTTAAAGTAACGTCAAAAAGTCCAGGCATTCCTTCAGTTTTAACGATCTTAGTGTTTAGTAAAACAGTTATATTAGGGTCAGATTCTACATCTTTAATCATCTTAAATACCGCAGGCTCTTCAAGTGAGGTAAATGGATATTTTGTTGGAGTAGTCTTATACCATTTTGCAGCCCAACCTCCAAGTTTGTCTTCCTTCTCAATTACTGTAACTTTAAAACCAGCCTTTGAAGATTCGATAGCAGCTGAAAGACCAGACGTACCTCCACCCACAACCAGGATCTCTTCTGATAGGTCTTCACCAATCCATGGTTCAGGCAAATTAGTCTTCTCTGCTTTAACAATGCCCATACGAAGGTAGTCTTGTGCTGCCATCTGTGCATCATCGCTCTTTGGTTCCATAACCCAGGCAACAAATTCTCTAATGTTTACGCGCTCGACAATACATCCAGGAAAATTAAATATATCAGTTTTCACTCTCGGACTGCAAGCAGCAATAACTACTGTATTTATACCCTCATTAGCAATATCATTTTTTATTTCTTCTACAAAGGTAGGGCCGCAAACATTTGCACTTGTTTTAACTACAGATACGCCTTTTTCTTTAGCAATTTCTACCAGTTTTTCAATATCAACTGCATCGCCAATCTCGCATCCAGAACAAATATAAACACCTATTTTCTTATCCATTATTAATTCCCCCTTCCTGATATACTTTGAAGGGCTTTAAGCACTGAGCCTGTTGCTGAGTGCAAAGAGCGTATTACATCGAAGGGCATTACTGCTGAACCAGCAAGGTATATACCATCTGGTAAACTTTCTGGTTCTATGAAACCATCAGGAGTCTTTTTGGCATTAAAAGGTAAATTCCAGTCTGCAGTTGTTGGTTGCATACCTGTAGCCAAAACAACCATATCAAATCTTTCTTTATTTTTTGAACCTGCTAATATATCTTCTGCCTCTACCCATACATCGCCAGAAGGATCTGCTTCAATATTTGCAACTTTACCCTTTACAAAGGTTATATTCGGATTTTCCTTGACATTCCAGTAAAATTGTTCGTATCTACCAGGAGTTCTTATGTCAATATAGTAAATTGTAGCCTTTACTTCTGGATCCTGATCTAACAAATAGGTGCACTGTTTAAGAGATGCCATACAACATATATATGAGCAGTAAGGAAGGTGATTTTCATCTCTTGAACCAGCACACTGAACAAATGCAACGTTTTTAACAGGCTTTCCATCAGATGGTCTCAATATCTTTCCGCCTGTAGGTCCTGACGGTGATGCAAGCCTCTCCATCATCATATTTGTAATAACATTTGGGACTATCCCGAATTTCAAATTGTCAATTTTCCCAGCATCATAAGGCTGCCATCCAGTAGTTACAATTATTGAATCAACAGTTACATCTATAATTTCCTCTTTCATTTTTAAATCAATTGCATTATACTTACACACGTCAATACACTTTGAACACTTTTCGCCCAGGCAAACATTTGGATCGATAATTGCATATGGAGGATTGGCAAACTCAAATGGACTATATATGGCCTTTGACTTATTCATATTGAAATTGAATTCATTATCCTTTTCAACAGGGCAAACGTTAAAACATTCCCCACATAGAGTACAATTATCATTTACAAAACGAGGCATCCTTTTAAGAGTAACTTTAAAGTTACCTTTTGAACCTTCAACTTTTAAAACTTCTGTTTGTGTCAAAATTTCAACACCCTTATTTTCCCTCATACGCCTGAAATTAAGTTCCAGACCACATGTTGGAGGACAAAGTTTTGGAAAATATTTAGTCAACTGAGCTACTCTACCGCCTAAATAAGGATTTTTTTCAACAAGGTAAACCCCTACACCCGTTTCAGCGGCCTCAATCGCTGCAGTAATACCACTAATGCCGCCGCCGATAACCAGTACCTTTCCTTGAAATTCTATCATCTACCCTACCTCCAAATAATTTAAAAAATAAGTGCTGTGAGGTATTACCCCCACAGCACTTAGTATTGTAATGCTTAATCTTATTTCAATTAGTCTGGAATAAGCTGAACGTAATCTCTCTTGAATTCCTTAATTTCTCCGGTCTTCGGATCCATCTTAGAGTTAACAAAACATCTCCAATTTGCATCATCTATGAAATTGAAGTCTTCACGATAGTAGTATCCTGGATAACGAGTTTCCTGGCGGAACAATATGTGCCTGAGGTGCATACGGGCCGTCAAGAACCTGTGATAGTTCTCCCATACTCTCATGAGTTGATGTAGATCCCATGCAGCCATCCTGTAGCTATCTTCTTCCAATAATTGCATATAGTAGAGTGCCTTAGTAAGAAGCGTTTCTGATGTAGAATACCAACCTATAGTGCCTGCAACATACTCATCCATTATCTTATTCAAACGGAAGAGGAACTGTTTTGGAGTAATATACTGTGGATTAACGGTGTATGGAGTGGTTGAAACTGTTTTATATTTCTCAAAGAGTTCCATGGGTGCATAAATTTCAGCTGCCAATTCTTCTGCCGTCTTGTCCACTGATGGGGTGTAATCTCTGTTGTTCAGAATAAATCTTACTGCTTGCTTAGCTGCTATACGTCCTTCCGCATGTGAACCAGAAGAGAACTTGTGTCCTGAAGCTCCAACTCCATCTCCACAAGTAAACAAACCGTTCACAGTTGTCATACGATTGTAAATTTTACCTTTATATTCCCAAACATATCCTGCTTTTTTCGTTGCATCGTTTTGCAGATCTTCTGGACCACAAACCCAAAGTCCACAGCAACCAGCGTGTGATCCGAGAAGATACGGTTCGGCTGGCATAATTTCTGAAGGCATCTTGTCAGGTTCTATATTATTTCCAAGCCATACACCAACCTGCCCAACTGTCATGTCAAGGAAGTCTTCCCAAGCTTCTGACTCAAGTTCTTTAGCGTGCTTTGCGTCAATTGTCTTTGCAAGTTCAGCAAGAGCCTTGTCTGTATTCATATACATAGGGCCAAGGCCTCTCTTGAAATCTTCGATCATCATATGGTTTCTAATACAAGTACCAAGGTTCTTATTATATGGCGCATATTTTTCAATATATTCCGTCTTTGCGCAGTAATCCTCACCTCTTGCATTTGTAGCAGTAGCCTTGAAGAGCAAAAACCACGTTCCTACAGGTCCGTAACCATCTTTGAATCTGGCAGGTACAAACCTATTCTCCATCATTGTAGCCTCTGCACCAATTTGGAAAGGCATAGCATATGTAGAACCAGCATTCCATACTGGATACCATGCGCGGCCCATTCCTTCAAGGACAGAACGTGGACGATATATGTGAACTGCTCCACCACAAGCGATAATCATTGCCTTTGCCTTTATGAAGTAAACTTTATTCTCACGAACGCTAAAACCTGCTGCCGCTGCAACTCTATTCTCTTCCTTTGAATCGAGTAAAAGTTTGACAATGAATACTCTCTCGAGATACTCTGCTTTGTCATAAGATGCCATTGCCGACTTTGCAGCTTCTGCGACGATACACTTATACGATTCACCCGAAATAGCAACCTGCCAACGACCAGTTCTACGAGGCACGCCACCCTCTTCTAATTTCAAGTTCTTATCAGTACCTATAGCTTTCCATATTGGAAGCCCCCACTTCTCAAAAAGGTGTACTGAATCATCAACATGACGACCAAGATCGAATACCAGATCCTCACGGATGATACCCATAAGGTCTGTACGGACCATTCTTACATAATCTTCAGGTTTGTTATCTCTTCCAATATATGTATTAATTGCAGAAAGACCTTGTGCTACAGCACCAGATCTTTCAAGAGCAGCCTTATCTACTAAAAGTATAGACACGCCATTTGGCTTTGCCCATTTAACAGCTTCGTATGCTGCGCCACATGCAGCCATTCCACCGCCAATGATTAGAAGGTCTACTTCCTTCTCTACAATGGCTGGTTTCTCACAATACGAGAATGTACAAGCTTCTCTTTCCATTACTTAACCTCCTGAAAAAATTTTTAAGTTACTAAATTGTTGGTAAAGTGTCCCCACGCATATTATGCGTAAAGAAACCTGGCTTATCGAGATCAGCCATATTTGGATCGGCCTCAAACCCCTCATAAGGCTTAATTGAGCCTTCCGGAACAGTACGGATTGGGAATTTAAATCTCTTTACTTTGCCATTACGATACTTACATGTCCACATAATGTTATCAGATCCACGAAGTGGTATAGCATTTCCGCCAAGAGGCACAAAGTCTGCATATCCTCTTACCTCAATTGCCTGCTGGGGACAAATTTTCACACAGCTATAACATTCCCAACAATATTCTGGCTCCTGGTTATAGGCTTTCATAATTTCTCTGTTCAATGTCATAAGATCGTTCGGACAAATATACTGACAGGCAGTCTTATCCTGTGCTTTACAACCATCACACTTTTCGGGATTTACCCAACTTGGCATACTCTTTTCCTCCTTGTTAAATTTCTTAAATTATTGAAAATTTTATTACAAAGAAAACTTTTAAGGCATCTCACCTCCTCGAGAAGTTCAAAAATTTATTTTTATTTTACTTCCCTAAAGATTTTAAAAGATCTGGTATCACGTTTACATTCTTTTTTTCGATTACCATTGCAAAAATCTTATCAAGACACTCTCTTGGCAACAACTCTACCGTTTGGGTAGAGGAGGTGTCTATTTTTGCTGAAGGATAAACCTCTTTAAGCTTTTGAGCTTGTTCGTATGTAATAGGAACTCTTAATCTCTTTAATCCTGCAAAAGCCTCCTGAAGTTCAGGAATTTCAAGCATATTTGCTTTTTTTAAAGCTTCTTCTCTCTCAGGTCCAACCCAAAGTGATATTGTAAGTTTTATATCAGCGTTACTCATTGTGATTACACCTCCATTGGAGGAATCGTAAAGACTGGATTACGATTCTCAAGATAGTTATCATTTACGAAAGGTGAACCAAAACCATATTTATCTGCGCACATCATAACAGTATCAAATACCTCAGGTCTGAATATGAGCCTTGTTGGTTTAACGCCTTGTTGAATGATAGAACGAATTACTGTGCCAGAAAACTTTTGTTTTTGTTTTTTGTGCCCATCAAATCCTTCATAAACGATCCCAGCGCAAACTGGACAATAATACCATTCTTTAGTTAGAACAGACTTAATGCCCAGATCTGGTAGACCTTTGAAGATCTCATGAGCACCATAGGTTGGATAATAATCACCAACGCCGGCGTGATCGCGGCCAAACATATGATGAGTACATCCAAGGTTTTTACGAACTATTGCGTGAAATACTGCTTCTCTAGGCCCTGCATACCTCATATCCCAGAGAATCATTGACGTCATATGAACGTCTTCTCTAAAGTATCCATACTCTCTGAGAGCTGCTTGGCCAAGAACTATGCATTCGTCTATATAATCGCCCTTTCTCTTCTCTCCAACCACGCAAGAAACTAACACTGCATCTGCATTAGCAGCAAACCATGCACCCTTCATTAGCCACTCGTGACCTGTGTGGGGAACGTTTCTGGTTTGATGGGCTACTACTTTCGTCCAACCATTTTTCATAAATTGCATTCTTGATTCAGCCGGTGGGAACCAGAAGCGATCAAAGGGTGGATTGAAAACTGGAGGATTGATAAGGGTAATTTTGCCTCCCAAAAACTTAGCTTTGTAATCGTAAGTTCTCTTTACGCCAGGATGCTTTTCATCATCTGTTCCATAAACATGTTTAGCCATAGCAATCTTGTCATAAACAAACATCTCTTCAACATCAAAAATTGCTAAAGGCTGTTCTTTATAGGTGAAAAGTACGCTATCACCCTTGGATATTCCATACTTCTCTATTTCTTCTTCTGACATGTCAAAAACAATTGGTATAGACCAAACGTATCCATTAGCTAATGTCATGTTATGAACTACGCTGTCTACATCTTTTGCACCCATAAAGCCTTCAAGCGGAGAAAAGAACCCATAAGCTATGCTTATGCACTCCCTAGCAATTTGCCCTCTAACCGGAATTCTTGCCTTTGCATTTTTTGCAAGTTCTTTCGCCTTTTCCTTATCCTCGACAACCCTATAAACAAGCTTGCCGCCATGAGGAGAAAGCGTGTTGTCTACTGCCACATGTTGACTCAATGCCTTTTACCCCCTTTAGAGTAATTTATATAGTATTTTTTAAACGACTGGATTAAGCTGAACAAGAATCTTTCTATATATTGCATTAATATCACCCGTACCCTGAACTACCCTTAATATGCCTTTATTTTTATAGTATTCTATTAAAGGTTCCGTAGATTTCTGGTATACCTCAAGTCTTTTCTTAATGGTTTCTTCGTTATCATCTGCACGTTGATATAGTTCTCCCCCACAAACGTCACATTTTCCCTCAACTTTTGGAGGAGAAAAATAGATGTTATACATTTGACCACATGATTTACACGTTCTTCTCCCTGTTAATCGCTTCATGAGATCTTCAAATGGGACATCTAATACGAGCGCCACGTCTAGAGGTTTGCCCAAATCACCAAGAAGAGAATCTAACTCTTTAGCCTGTGAAACATTTCTTGGAAAACCGTCTAAAATAAAGCCGTTTTCTGTATCAGCTTCTTGAAGCCTTTCCTTTATAAGGCCTATTACTACGCTATCTGGAACAAGTTCACCCTTATCCATATAGCTTTTAGCTTCCTTGCCCAGAGGTGTACCATCCGCCACTGCTTTTCTTAACATATCCCCTGTTGAAATCTGTGGTATCTTTAACTGCTCCACTAACATCTTCGCCTGCGTTCCTTTTCCAGCCCCTGGTGCACCTAAAAATACTAATCTCATTAAATTGCCCCACTCCTTTCATATACTCTTTATCCCTAAGTATTCTCTAAACCCTATTCCTTGAAAATATATCTATAGATTTTTCTAATAGATTCATACACATCATTTATATCTTACTTTATAAAACTATTTTTTACAATAGCATTAATAATTTTTTTATATAAGTTTTACTTATGCGAATATAAGAGATATTTATTTCTATTCTTTCTTCAACCACCCTTTTTACCCTGCACAATTAAATTATATATTCAAAATAATAAAAAGGTTCAAAATTGCCAGATAATACTTTAAAAATATAAAATCAGTTTGATTTATCTATTTAAACAAGTTTTAGAAGCATTTGAAAAATTTATTAATTACATTTGAATTTTTTTATAAATTAGCTAAATTTCTTCTCTTAAGTCAAAAACTCTCTTAGTTTTCTTCTCGCT comes from Thermodesulfobium acidiphilum and encodes:
- a CDS encoding adenylate kinase gives rise to the protein MRLVFLGAPGAGKGTQAKMLVEQLKIPQISTGDMLRKAVADGTPLGKEAKSYMDKGELVPDSVVIGLIKERLQEADTENGFILDGFPRNVSQAKELDSLLGDLGKPLDVALVLDVPFEDLMKRLTGRRTCKSCGQMYNIYFSPPKVEGKCDVCGGELYQRADDNEETIKKRLEVYQKSTEPLIEYYKNKGILRVVQGTGDINAIYRKILVQLNPVV